The Microbacterium horticulturae genome has a window encoding:
- a CDS encoding pseudouridine synthase, protein MSDGGQSAEGVRLQKALANAGVASRRVSEQLIVDGRVRVNGTVVTELGSRIDPEHDLVDVDGTAVQFDQTKRYVMLNKPTGVVSSMHDDRGRPDLRRFTREWAERLYNVGRLDAETSGLLVLTNDGELAHVLAHPSFGVTKLYIAKVRGTVTPQTIATLTRGIELDDGPIAADRARLLDRSGGTSLVELTLHSGRNRIVRRMMAAVGHPVDELVRRRFGPLHLGTLPVGATRELTKVERGALLTLARREPGEPTPPEDDRETP, encoded by the coding sequence ATGAGTGACGGTGGCCAGAGCGCAGAGGGCGTGCGCCTGCAGAAGGCTCTCGCGAACGCCGGCGTGGCTTCGCGCCGCGTCAGCGAGCAGCTCATCGTCGACGGGCGGGTGCGGGTCAACGGCACCGTGGTCACCGAACTCGGCAGTCGCATCGATCCCGAGCACGACCTCGTCGACGTCGACGGCACGGCGGTGCAGTTCGACCAGACCAAGCGCTACGTCATGCTCAACAAGCCCACCGGAGTCGTCAGCTCGATGCACGACGACCGGGGGCGACCTGACCTGCGCCGGTTCACGAGGGAGTGGGCCGAGCGGCTGTACAACGTGGGGCGGTTGGATGCCGAGACCAGCGGCCTTCTCGTGCTGACGAACGACGGCGAGCTGGCGCACGTGCTGGCCCACCCGTCCTTCGGCGTCACCAAGCTGTACATCGCCAAAGTGCGCGGTACGGTCACACCGCAGACGATCGCCACGCTCACGCGCGGCATCGAGCTCGACGACGGGCCGATCGCCGCCGATCGCGCGCGGCTCCTCGACCGCTCCGGCGGCACGAGCTTGGTCGAGCTCACGCTGCACTCCGGGCGCAACCGCATCGTCCGGCGCATGATGGCTGCCGTGGGGCATCCCGTCGACGAACTCGTGCGCCGCCGGTTCGGCCCGCTCCACCTGGGAACTCTCCCGGTCGGGGCGACCCGGGAGTTGACTAAAGTGGAACGCGGCGCGCTGCTGACCCTCGCGCGCCGTGAGCCGGGGGAGCCGACACCGCCGGAGGATGACCGGGAGACTCCATGA
- the scpB gene encoding SMC-Scp complex subunit ScpB, which translates to MTDDVHAVARKLEAILLIVEEPQSLVALATAVGEPVPAVRQAIEGLVADFDGETGGPRRGFELREVGGGWRLYVREDYDDLVGEFVNTQAPSRLSQAALETLAVIAYKQPVSRGQVAAVRAVNVDSVVRTLLGRGLVTEVGHDAETGAILYGTTDALLVNLGINSIDELPPISPLLDDVDAVGADGLDEGGVR; encoded by the coding sequence ATGACCGATGACGTCCACGCCGTCGCGCGCAAGCTCGAGGCGATCCTGCTGATCGTGGAGGAGCCGCAGAGTCTTGTCGCCCTCGCCACCGCGGTGGGCGAGCCCGTACCCGCCGTACGTCAGGCCATCGAGGGCCTGGTTGCCGACTTCGACGGCGAGACCGGCGGCCCGCGCCGCGGCTTCGAGCTGCGCGAGGTGGGCGGCGGCTGGCGGCTCTACGTGCGCGAGGACTACGACGATCTCGTCGGCGAGTTCGTGAACACGCAGGCGCCCTCCCGGCTCTCTCAGGCCGCGCTCGAGACCCTTGCGGTCATCGCGTACAAGCAGCCGGTCTCGCGGGGGCAGGTGGCGGCCGTCCGCGCCGTGAACGTCGACTCCGTCGTCCGGACGCTGCTGGGCCGGGGCCTCGTGACCGAGGTCGGCCACGACGCCGAGACCGGCGCGATCCTGTACGGCACCACCGACGCGCTGCTCGTGAACCTCGGCATCAATTCGATCGACGAACTGCCGCCGATCTCGCCGCTGCTCGACGACGTCGACGCGGTCGGCGCGGACGGACTCGACGAAGGGGGTGTGCGATGA
- a CDS encoding segregation and condensation protein A has product MAPSPENGALSPESFRVSVGGFDGPFDLLLHLLGTRELDITEISLSKVTGEFIAYLRELQAEDELDEASEFLVVAATLLDMKVAGLLPQGEFVDAESVALLEARDLLFARLLQYRAFKEVSAWFSRCLVREDRRHARAVRLDEKYRNAAPELVWTLSPDDFAALALLAFAPKEIPTVGLDHLHAPLVSIREQAAVVVTMLRSAGSLTFRDLVTGVTQRGVVIARFLSVLELYRHAALSFEQLEPLGDLTLTWTAERWSEENLAALGADYDR; this is encoded by the coding sequence GTGGCGCCGTCGCCTGAGAACGGCGCGCTGTCGCCTGAGAGCTTTCGCGTCTCGGTCGGGGGCTTCGACGGGCCGTTCGACCTGCTTCTGCACCTGCTGGGAACCCGCGAGCTCGACATCACCGAGATCTCGCTCTCGAAGGTGACGGGAGAGTTCATCGCCTACCTGCGCGAGCTGCAGGCCGAAGACGAGCTGGACGAGGCATCCGAGTTCCTCGTGGTGGCGGCGACCCTGCTCGACATGAAGGTCGCCGGACTCCTGCCGCAGGGCGAGTTCGTCGACGCTGAGTCGGTCGCTTTGCTGGAGGCGCGGGATCTCCTGTTCGCGCGGCTGCTGCAGTACCGCGCGTTCAAGGAGGTCTCGGCGTGGTTCTCGCGCTGCCTGGTACGTGAGGACCGTCGCCATGCGCGTGCCGTCCGCCTGGACGAGAAGTACCGCAATGCCGCACCCGAACTGGTCTGGACGCTCTCGCCCGACGACTTCGCAGCGCTCGCGCTGCTCGCGTTCGCGCCGAAGGAGATCCCCACGGTCGGACTCGACCACCTGCACGCGCCGCTGGTGAGCATCCGCGAGCAGGCGGCCGTCGTGGTGACGATGCTGCGCTCGGCGGGGAGCCTGACATTCCGCGACCTCGTGACCGGGGTCACGCAGCGCGGCGTCGTGATCGCCCGCTTCCTGTCGGTGCTCGAGCTCTACCGGCACGCCGCCCTCTCCTTCGAGCAGCTTGAGCCGCTCGGAGACCTCACCCTGACCTGGACCGCCGAGCGCTGGTCCGAGGAGAACCTCGCCGCACTGGGAGCCGACTATGACCGATGA
- a CDS encoding ParA family protein translates to MAGSTASKTQKSKAAGDTPIGPTGRPYHGFPTPAPLAGHGPARIIALCNQKGGVGKTTTTINLAAALAGYGRKVLAVDFDPQGALSAGLGIATHEIPTIYDLLLDAKRDPHEVVVHTAIENLDVVPANIDLSAAEVHLVNEVAREMTLARALRGVSNEYDVILIDCQPSLGLLTVNALTASHGVVIPLECEFFALRGVALLIETIDKVRDRLNPAITLDGVLATMYDPRTLHSREVLERVVEAFGDDVLETVIGRTVKFPDASVSGVPITEFAPEHAAAQAYLRLARELVARGAVA, encoded by the coding sequence GTGGCGGGCAGCACGGCGAGCAAGACGCAGAAGTCGAAGGCCGCAGGCGACACGCCGATCGGTCCGACGGGGCGCCCCTACCACGGCTTCCCGACCCCCGCGCCCCTCGCGGGACACGGCCCGGCGCGCATCATCGCGCTGTGCAACCAGAAGGGCGGCGTCGGAAAGACGACGACCACGATCAACCTGGCGGCGGCGCTGGCCGGTTACGGGCGCAAGGTGCTCGCCGTCGACTTCGACCCGCAGGGTGCGCTGTCGGCGGGGCTGGGCATCGCGACCCACGAGATCCCGACGATCTACGACCTGCTGCTGGACGCCAAGCGCGATCCGCACGAGGTCGTCGTGCACACCGCCATCGAGAACCTCGACGTCGTCCCGGCCAACATCGATCTGTCGGCCGCCGAAGTGCACCTCGTCAACGAGGTCGCCCGCGAGATGACGCTGGCCCGTGCGCTGCGAGGGGTCTCGAACGAGTACGACGTCATCCTGATCGACTGCCAGCCTTCCCTCGGCCTGCTGACGGTCAACGCGCTGACGGCGAGCCACGGCGTCGTGATCCCGCTGGAGTGCGAGTTCTTCGCGCTGCGCGGCGTCGCGCTGCTCATCGAGACGATCGACAAGGTGCGCGACCGGTTGAATCCCGCGATCACGCTCGACGGCGTGCTGGCGACCATGTACGACCCGCGCACCCTGCACTCGCGCGAGGTGCTCGAGCGCGTGGTCGAGGCATTCGGCGACGACGTGCTGGAGACGGTCATCGGGCGCACGGTCAAGTTCCCCGACGCATCGGTGTCGGGGGTGCCGATCACCGAGTTCGCCCCTGAGCATGCGGCCGCACAGGCCTACCTGCGGCTTGCGCGGGAGCTGGTCGCGCGTGGCGCCGTCGCCTGA
- the xerD gene encoding site-specific tyrosine recombinase XerD, producing MELDRAVDAFLRHVTVERGLSEHTVAAYRRDLGGYVEWMSQRDVTDSAQVTAALVAEFVAQRSGVEPRPAASSLARLQSSVRGLHRFLQREEIEPDDPTGRLRPPKLPQRLPKALTIDQVERLLEAPDPAEPLGIRDRALLELLYATGARVSEIVQLDVDDLAHGDVLRVRGKGSKERIVPIGQYAREAVDAYLTRVRPELSRRGRATPRLFLGARGAPLSRQSVWLVIQSAAERAQLSAHVSPHTLRHSFATHLLQGGADVRVVQELLGHASVATTQIYTHVSADALRDVYATSHPRAR from the coding sequence ATGGAGCTCGACCGGGCGGTGGACGCCTTCCTGCGCCACGTCACGGTCGAGCGCGGCCTGAGCGAGCACACCGTGGCCGCCTATCGACGCGACCTGGGCGGCTACGTCGAGTGGATGTCGCAGCGCGACGTGACCGACAGCGCGCAGGTGACGGCGGCGCTGGTCGCCGAGTTCGTCGCGCAGCGCTCAGGGGTCGAGCCCCGGCCCGCGGCATCCAGCCTCGCCCGTCTGCAGTCCTCGGTGCGCGGTCTGCACCGCTTCCTGCAACGGGAGGAGATCGAGCCGGACGACCCGACGGGACGGCTGCGGCCGCCGAAGCTTCCGCAACGGCTGCCGAAGGCGCTGACGATCGACCAGGTCGAGCGACTGCTGGAAGCGCCCGACCCGGCCGAGCCCCTCGGCATCCGCGACCGGGCGCTGCTCGAGCTGCTGTACGCCACCGGAGCCCGTGTGTCGGAGATCGTGCAGCTCGATGTGGACGACCTCGCGCACGGCGATGTGCTGCGCGTGCGCGGCAAGGGCTCGAAGGAGCGCATCGTGCCGATCGGGCAGTATGCGCGTGAAGCCGTCGACGCGTATCTGACACGCGTGCGCCCCGAGCTCTCGCGGCGGGGCCGTGCGACGCCACGGCTGTTCCTCGGGGCACGCGGGGCTCCGCTGTCACGGCAGAGCGTGTGGCTGGTGATCCAGTCGGCAGCCGAGCGCGCACAGCTGAGCGCACACGTCTCGCCGCACACACTGCGCCATTCTTTCGCGACCCACCTGCTGCAGGGCGGCGCCGACGTGCGCGTCGTGCAGGAGCTGCTCGGACACGCTTCGGTCGCGACGACCCAGATCTACACTCATGTGAGTGCCGACGCGCTCCGCGACGTCTACGCGACATCGCATCCGCGCGCACGGTGA
- a CDS encoding NUDIX domain-containing protein, producing the protein MTEPLHDEPAHAEVTRSDTVYEGRVWNIRRDEVSYNGETIVREYMDHTGAVAVLALDEDDRMLLIKQYRHPVRTREWEIPAGLLDVAQEDALTAAQRELAEETDLTAARWDVLAEFFTSPGGSDEAIRIYLARDLAPADESFDREAEEADIELRWEPLDDVLAAVLARRVQNPSLVIGALAAHASRAADWSTLVSGDTPWPRRTRPVGAGTGEG; encoded by the coding sequence ATGACTGAGCCGCTGCACGACGAACCCGCCCACGCAGAGGTCACCCGCAGCGACACCGTCTACGAAGGCCGGGTATGGAACATTCGCCGTGACGAGGTCTCGTACAACGGCGAGACCATCGTGCGCGAGTACATGGACCACACTGGCGCCGTTGCCGTGCTCGCCCTGGACGAGGATGACCGGATGCTGCTGATCAAGCAGTACCGGCACCCCGTGCGCACTCGCGAGTGGGAGATTCCCGCCGGCCTGCTCGACGTCGCGCAGGAGGACGCCCTGACCGCCGCGCAGCGCGAGCTCGCGGAGGAGACCGACCTGACCGCTGCGCGCTGGGACGTGCTGGCCGAGTTCTTCACGAGTCCGGGCGGCAGCGATGAGGCGATCCGCATCTATCTGGCACGCGATCTCGCACCGGCCGACGAGTCGTTCGACCGCGAGGCCGAAGAGGCCGACATCGAGCTGCGCTGGGAGCCGCTCGACGATGTGCTGGCCGCCGTGCTCGCGCGCCGCGTGCAGAACCCGTCGCTCGTGATCGGAGCGCTGGCCGCGCACGCCTCTCGTGCGGCGGACTGGAGCACCCTGGTCTCCGGCGACACGCCGTGGCCGCGCCGCACACGGCCCGTCGGCGCGGGTACCGGCGAAGGCTGA
- a CDS encoding CTP synthase — protein MHSSDSDDSGPLVDTTATDDDTTKHIFVTGGVVSSLGKGLTAASLGNLLTARGLHVVMQKLDPYLNVDPGTMNPFQHGEVFVTDDGAETDLDIGHYERFLDVDLSQAANVTTGQIYSTVIARERAGEYLGDTVQVIPHITDEIKRRMRLQADADPKPDVIITEVGGTIGDIESTPFIEAARQLRHELGRDSVFFVHVSLLPYMGASGEQKTKPTQHSVAALRQLGVQPDALVLRSDRPVSDGNRKKIALMCDVDIEGVVNTVDLPSIYDIPSTLNDQGLDVYIAHRLGLASKAGEVDWTRWQKVLDAVHNPRHEVTIGLVGKYIDLPDAYLSVTEAVKAGGFAQETKVRIEWIPSDECETPEGAQKSLAHLDGIVVPGGFGIRGIEGKLGALRFAREQGIPTLGLCLGLQCMVIEYARNVAGIAGASSSEFDPDTADAVIATMAEQVDILAAGELGGTMRLGLYPADLAEGSLAAEVYGANRVEERHRHRYEVNNAYRDRLSDAGLVFSGLSPDRNLVEYVELPRDVHPYYIATQAHPELRSRPTSAHPLFRGLVEAALGRHRASELFDDEGDDD, from the coding sequence ATGCACAGTTCAGACTCAGACGATTCCGGACCTCTCGTCGACACCACGGCGACAGACGACGACACCACCAAACACATCTTCGTGACCGGCGGTGTCGTCTCCTCTTTGGGGAAGGGTCTGACGGCGGCGAGTCTGGGCAATCTGCTCACCGCGCGCGGGCTACACGTGGTCATGCAGAAGCTCGACCCGTATCTGAACGTCGACCCCGGCACGATGAATCCGTTCCAGCACGGCGAGGTCTTCGTTACGGACGACGGAGCCGAGACCGACCTCGACATCGGCCACTACGAGCGCTTCCTCGACGTCGACCTGAGCCAAGCCGCCAACGTGACCACCGGCCAGATCTACTCCACTGTGATCGCACGCGAGCGCGCCGGCGAGTACCTCGGCGACACGGTGCAGGTCATTCCGCACATCACCGACGAGATCAAGCGGCGCATGCGCCTGCAGGCGGACGCCGATCCCAAGCCCGACGTCATCATCACCGAGGTGGGCGGCACGATCGGCGACATCGAGTCCACGCCGTTCATCGAGGCCGCGCGCCAGCTGCGCCACGAGCTCGGCCGCGACAGCGTCTTCTTCGTGCACGTGTCGCTGCTGCCCTACATGGGGGCCTCGGGCGAGCAGAAGACCAAGCCCACCCAGCACTCGGTCGCAGCCCTGCGTCAGCTGGGGGTGCAGCCGGACGCCCTGGTGCTGCGCAGCGACCGGCCGGTCAGCGACGGCAACCGCAAGAAGATCGCGCTGATGTGCGACGTCGACATCGAAGGCGTCGTCAACACCGTCGACCTGCCGAGCATCTACGACATCCCGTCGACTCTGAACGACCAGGGGCTCGATGTCTACATCGCGCACCGGTTGGGCCTGGCGAGCAAGGCCGGAGAGGTCGACTGGACGCGCTGGCAGAAGGTCCTCGACGCCGTGCACAACCCGCGGCACGAGGTGACGATCGGTCTGGTCGGCAAGTACATCGACCTGCCCGACGCCTACCTCTCGGTCACCGAAGCGGTCAAGGCCGGCGGCTTCGCACAGGAGACGAAGGTCCGCATCGAGTGGATCCCGTCCGATGAGTGCGAGACCCCGGAGGGCGCGCAGAAGTCGCTCGCGCACCTGGACGGCATCGTCGTGCCCGGCGGATTCGGCATCCGCGGCATCGAGGGCAAGCTCGGCGCGCTGCGCTTCGCCCGCGAGCAGGGCATTCCGACGCTGGGCCTGTGCCTCGGCCTGCAGTGCATGGTGATCGAGTACGCACGCAACGTCGCCGGCATCGCGGGCGCCTCGTCGAGCGAGTTCGACCCCGACACGGCCGACGCGGTGATCGCGACGATGGCCGAGCAGGTCGACATCCTCGCCGCCGGCGAGCTGGGCGGCACGATGCGCCTCGGCCTGTACCCGGCAGACCTCGCCGAGGGGTCGCTGGCCGCCGAGGTGTACGGGGCCAACCGGGTCGAGGAGCGCCACCGGCACCGCTACGAGGTCAACAACGCGTACCGCGACCGCCTCAGCGATGCGGGGCTGGTGTTCTCGGGCCTGTCGCCCGACCGCAACCTCGTCGAATACGTGGAGCTGCCGCGCGACGTGCACCCGTACTACATCGCGACCCAGGCCCATCCCGAGCTGCGCTCGCGCCCGACGAGCGCGCACCCACTGTTCCGAGGACTCGTCGAGGCGGCGCTGGGCCGGCATCGCGCAAGCGAGCTGTTCGACGACGAGGGCGACGATGACTGA
- a CDS encoding DUF2207 domain-containing protein produces MPADAIAVAQRRPTPLYRWLSARLMRLERWVRSHGSVNLRWGIGFGWALIIGIGLLLIFGPVINKPIGFDDITASAEDVTGTWIARSFQADYVLHRGDDGRLQVDVTEHITAFFADDVRDETIERVIPTQYESHDLHPTLTEATLDGSPVHVHTRTTADGVAYGIPHRTGLRGDHDVVLRYTLHDMAYAAQDNSTGRDEQLWEWNAYGPSFGHGVAETEMHITVPRTLADAYSREPRGGLSWLLAADSAQLDPESTTGDTVTYTLTNDQSLPPYATFWFRFAFEPGTFALPAPSFFFWVQAIGPFVPLLLLAATLLFALAARAVAWSDARGRAWYVYREEPPDAVKPAVAARIWRSVLSTPLVDALDEYRRGGDAAAKRALVRAARQAGRPGNLMIAWTRYLRGSAWKDVFRRGLRRVPRGFVRESFLGAALAWAVLQAGLVRQLSYQVPLTRYWWPVAVMAVSVLVAGTIIVIALTARPLTRKGTLVKEQLLGLRLYADRTLAHERISLKDPLLPYVVMFASPRRAGRLVRALIAQEGLNADVAADPAFLSAKRLAVRFAAVLAVPAAIAVVSWVPASTQYHSDDAAYDSDVVPGAYGFFVSTFSAHATLTGAPGGTPRLQVTEHLSGAVEEGFRNVPQVVRIWHDTVNGHHAGLTVTSVAVDGSAVPFTQSRLDGQALLRTRLPDEWPGDHDVTIRYTLDDPVAEVWADGGWRQRLRWTALSPGWRFGWAGVDHDVESVSVSLTLSDEVLDAAAHGRGWLGGGAWPDLGVRDFGAPARSAAGVQYAEWFAPDADGHWPELTADDVVFWSDDDYLGAQLEFPEGTYAAGSRAAFIADAAMRALPIVLPVLCAVIAIGAALIGIVRGRRPIVGGMRDVTRWVTPWFAAAAWILTFWATRDLVGDEPEFVPIMGSAALAVVATVWMFVATRHRRTPTRTSRSGSH; encoded by the coding sequence ATGCCCGCCGATGCTATCGCCGTCGCACAGCGCCGCCCGACGCCGCTTTACCGCTGGCTGTCTGCGCGGCTCATGCGACTGGAACGCTGGGTGCGCTCGCATGGGTCGGTCAACCTCCGGTGGGGCATCGGGTTCGGCTGGGCGCTGATCATCGGCATCGGGCTGCTGCTGATCTTCGGGCCGGTGATCAACAAGCCCATCGGCTTCGACGACATCACCGCATCTGCCGAGGACGTCACCGGTACGTGGATCGCCCGGTCGTTCCAGGCCGACTACGTGCTGCACCGTGGCGACGACGGTCGCCTGCAGGTCGACGTGACGGAGCACATCACCGCGTTCTTCGCCGACGACGTGCGCGACGAGACCATTGAGCGCGTGATCCCGACGCAGTACGAGTCGCACGACCTGCACCCCACGCTCACCGAAGCGACGCTCGACGGGTCTCCCGTCCACGTGCACACCCGCACGACCGCTGACGGGGTGGCCTACGGTATTCCCCACAGAACGGGCCTTCGTGGAGATCACGACGTCGTGCTGCGCTACACGCTGCACGACATGGCCTACGCCGCCCAGGACAACTCGACGGGGCGCGACGAGCAGCTGTGGGAGTGGAACGCGTACGGACCGTCGTTCGGGCACGGCGTCGCAGAAACCGAGATGCACATCACGGTCCCGCGGACGCTCGCCGACGCGTACTCGCGGGAGCCGCGGGGCGGACTGTCGTGGTTGCTGGCGGCCGACTCGGCGCAGCTGGACCCGGAGAGCACCACCGGCGACACGGTGACGTACACCCTGACGAACGACCAGAGCCTTCCGCCGTATGCCACCTTCTGGTTCCGCTTCGCCTTCGAACCCGGCACGTTCGCCCTGCCGGCGCCGTCGTTCTTCTTCTGGGTGCAGGCGATCGGCCCCTTCGTGCCGCTGCTTCTGCTCGCGGCGACGCTGCTGTTCGCGCTCGCGGCCCGCGCCGTCGCGTGGTCGGACGCCCGCGGACGAGCCTGGTATGTCTACCGCGAGGAGCCGCCCGATGCCGTGAAGCCGGCTGTCGCGGCGCGGATCTGGCGGTCGGTGCTGAGCACGCCGCTGGTCGACGCCTTGGACGAGTATCGTCGCGGCGGTGACGCGGCGGCGAAACGCGCGTTGGTGCGCGCCGCCCGGCAGGCCGGCAGGCCGGGCAACCTGATGATCGCATGGACCCGGTATCTGCGCGGATCGGCGTGGAAGGACGTGTTCCGGCGGGGGCTGCGGCGTGTGCCGCGCGGCTTTGTGCGCGAGTCGTTCCTCGGCGCGGCGCTCGCATGGGCTGTTCTGCAGGCAGGCCTGGTACGACAGCTGTCGTATCAGGTGCCGCTCACACGGTATTGGTGGCCGGTGGCTGTCATGGCCGTCTCCGTGCTCGTGGCCGGTACCATCATCGTCATCGCCCTCACCGCGCGTCCGCTCACGCGAAAAGGGACGCTCGTCAAAGAGCAGCTCCTGGGGCTGCGACTGTATGCCGACCGGACACTCGCCCACGAGCGCATCAGCCTGAAGGACCCGCTCCTGCCGTACGTGGTGATGTTCGCGTCGCCGCGTCGCGCCGGCCGCCTGGTCCGCGCGCTCATCGCCCAGGAGGGCCTGAACGCCGATGTCGCCGCGGACCCGGCTTTCCTCTCCGCCAAGCGGCTGGCGGTGCGGTTCGCCGCCGTCCTCGCGGTTCCGGCTGCCATCGCCGTCGTCTCCTGGGTGCCCGCGAGCACCCAGTACCACTCGGACGACGCGGCGTATGACAGCGACGTGGTGCCCGGTGCGTACGGATTCTTCGTGAGCACGTTCTCTGCCCACGCCACACTGACCGGTGCACCCGGCGGCACTCCGCGACTGCAGGTCACCGAGCACCTGAGCGGAGCGGTCGAGGAGGGGTTCCGCAACGTGCCGCAGGTCGTGCGCATCTGGCACGACACCGTCAACGGACACCACGCGGGGCTGACGGTGACCTCGGTCGCCGTCGACGGATCTGCGGTCCCGTTCACTCAGAGCCGTCTCGACGGGCAAGCGCTGCTGCGCACCCGGTTGCCGGATGAGTGGCCGGGCGACCACGATGTGACGATCCGCTACACGCTCGACGACCCCGTCGCAGAGGTCTGGGCGGATGGCGGATGGCGGCAGCGGCTGCGCTGGACGGCGCTGAGCCCGGGGTGGCGCTTCGGCTGGGCGGGCGTCGACCACGACGTCGAGTCGGTATCGGTCTCGCTGACGCTCTCCGACGAGGTGCTGGATGCCGCGGCGCACGGTCGCGGCTGGCTCGGCGGCGGGGCGTGGCCCGACCTGGGTGTGCGTGATTTCGGGGCGCCGGCGCGGTCGGCGGCGGGAGTCCAGTACGCGGAGTGGTTCGCGCCCGACGCAGACGGTCACTGGCCTGAGCTGACCGCGGACGACGTCGTCTTCTGGTCGGACGACGACTATCTCGGCGCGCAACTGGAGTTCCCCGAGGGGACGTACGCGGCGGGCTCACGCGCAGCCTTCATCGCGGATGCCGCCATGCGCGCCCTGCCGATCGTTCTGCCGGTGCTGTGCGCGGTCATCGCCATCGGCGCGGCCCTGATCGGCATCGTCCGCGGACGGCGACCGATAGTCGGTGGCATGCGCGATGTGACGCGATGGGTGACGCCGTGGTTCGCCGCAGCGGCATGGATCCTGACCTTTTGGGCGACGCGCGATCTGGTGGGCGATGAGCCGGAATTCGTGCCGATCATGGGCAGCGCGGCGCTTGCGGTGGTGGCGACCGTGTGGATGTTCGTCGCGACACGGCATCGCCGGACGCCGACGCGCACCTCCCGCTCAGGCTCGCACTGA